Proteins co-encoded in one Dehalococcoidia bacterium genomic window:
- a CDS encoding GIY-YIG nuclease family protein, whose amino-acid sequence IMANKRNGTLYIGMTNDLIRRVYEHRNNLVECFTKRYRVHSLVYYEQMGDVDAALNREKRLKDWHRKWKLNLIESLNPEWKDLWEEINR is encoded by the coding sequence ATCATGGCGAATAAACGCAACGGCACCCTATACATTGGCATGACAAATGACCTCATCCGCCGGGTTTACGAACACCGTAACAATCTGGTTGAGTGCTTCACGAAGCGGTATCGAGTGCATTCCCTGGTCTACTATGAGCAGATGGGTGATGTCGATGCCGCTTTGAACCGCGAGAAAAGGTTGAAAGACTGGCACAGAAAGTGGAAGCTTAATCTCATTGAAAGCTTGAATCCGGAGTGGAAAGACCTGTGGGAAGAAATTAATCGTTAA